A region of the Gemmatimonadota bacterium genome:
GCGAGTACGTGTGAGAGTTGTTCAAGTGCGGCTTTAGAAGAGCCGTATCCGCCCCAGCCGGGATACGGCTCGCGAGCGGCATCGCTGGTGATGTTGATTACGCGGGCGTCTGGTTTTAATGTGTGTTGAACTGCCTGGAGCACACCCAGGGGCGCGATTGCGTTGGCGCGATAGACGTCTGCCAATATATCGAGTGGGTAATCGAGTAGTTCGGGCTGGGGACTCGGTCCCAATATGCCCGCGTTGTTGATTACGGCGTCCAGGCCCCCTATTTCTTTTGCTGCGTGCGCCAGTGCTTTCCGGTGTTCGGCGTCTGTTACGTCTCCGGCAATGGCGATGACTTCGGTCCATTTGGCCAATTCTTTGCGCGCGTGTTCGAGTGCTTCTGCACCTCTTGCGTTGATGATTAGTCGCCAGTTTTGCTGTGCGAGTTCGCGTGCGAGAGACAGGCCCAGTCCGCGAGATGCGCCAGTGATGAGAGCTGTTTGTGTGGACATGTTAAATCCTCCTGTAAGGGTGAGAGATTATCTGTTTGTTGTGGTCAAAATTTATCACAAAAAAAAGCCCTCTGCATCGCACAGAGGGCGTGTTTGATACCCGTTCTTTAGGACAGGAGAGTGCCTGTCTATCTGAGCAGCGCACCGCAATCCCAATCCTTATACGCTTTCATCGCATTCCGAACCGAGAACGCGCGCTTCCATAAGATCGGGCAGAAGACACACGATAGCACGGATAGCCGATAATCGTATTCGAATTGGTCTCGGCTGTAATTTTTGATGCCACCAGCTATGAGCTTTCTATAATAGAAATCCATGAGAGGACGTTCGAGTGCTTTGCGCTCGGATGTCCCGTGGATCAGCATGTAGGCGAGATCGTAAGCTCCAAGTCCTCGTTTATAGGTTTCCCAGTCGAAGAGAATGATCCGGTCCTTTGATGGATCCTTCGGGTAAAAGAGGTTCCACAGATGCGCGTCGCCGTGTAGCATTGTGATATTTTTTCCGTTTGCGACACGCGCCAGGAATATATCGGGATATCCCTGAATCACGCGCTCCATTATTTCGATGTGAGAGGGATTGAGGTCGTCTCCCAGTTCTCGTGCCAGCGGCTTCAGGGCTTTTTCAAAGCTGGCGCAGCTATCGCGCACGTCTTCTTCCGATATCGCCTGAGCCATTCTAAGTGGGCCACCGGCTTGCATCATGAATGGCCACTCGTCCAAACGTGGATCATTCCACCATTGGATGTGATATTTGAGTAGTTCTTCAATTACGGCTTTGTGAAGTTGTTTGGTGGCCTCCTTTGGCCCATCTTTATGTGTCACCGACAGGTCTGGCATGAAATAGTGACAGTTTTTCTCATTGTGATCGAATCCACAGTCAAAAACGGGACAGACAGACGCATCAGGCGTTTTTGGCGCGAGTTCCTCGTAAAATGTCCATTCGATGACGCCGCCTCCGAACCATCCCTTTCGATATATCTTTAACACAATTGCATTTGGAACATCACCCATGTAGTCATCGCTGAATGTCAGCGATAGCCTATCCCACTCCGCGCACGATGATCCGAACGAGTCCGTCTTTTCTATGGATGTGACCGAACCCGATTTCAGGAATCCGTTGCGACCAAATCGATCCGTTAGTAGCGCAGGTGTCAGTTGCTCGACATCGGTGATGGGTTCTGATAATTTCATTAGCTCTTTTCCTGGGAATAAGGACGTATTGAAGGAAGAGAGATTATTTTGTATTCATCAAGAGATCATGCTATAATGCGTTCCATGCGAACCTGCATGATTTGGAAATCAAATGCTGCATGCCATCCCTTAGGGAGTACATCACCGGCGAAACGAACAAGGGTATCATCTATATCTTTTTCAATGGCGATGTTTGCAATCACTTGACGACTCGGGTCATGGGCAACAAATTGCACTTTGGTGGGCCAATCGTGCTCGTCCGTGTCTGTGACTTCAAATAATAACCATTCGTTTGGATATTTGTCGAAGTACGGCGCAATCAGTTGGTCTAAATCGAGAATCATAATGATGCCTCCTTGAAGGCTGCGACAAAATCGTTGTCATTGAAAATAAAGCCAGAGTTTTGCGTGGCGTCAAGGGCGAAAAGGAGAAAATTATGTCTGGTATAGATGTGGGACAGATAGGATGGAAGGCTGAGAGTAAGACGGGTGTTGTGGCAGCAGGTGGCGCAGGTGCTGTGGCAGCGGGTGTTGAGATTCTGGATAGGGGTGGCAATGCGGCCGATGCAGCCGCGGCGACTATTTTTGCGCTGAATGTTACGGATCACGGCGCGTGTTCGATTGGCGGGGAGGTTCCGCTTCTTATTTTTGATGCTGGGACTTCGGAGGTGAAGGCGCTGAGCGGGCAGGGGCGGGCGCCGCGTTCTCAGGAGGCGATTGACTGGTATATGGAGAATGGTATTCCAGGCGATGGCGATATGAAGATGGCGCCCGTACCTTCGGTGGTCGATTTGTGTATTACGACGCTCAGGCGATACGGTACGATGTCGTTTGAAGAGATTATTGCCCCTGTGCTTGCTTTGCTCGATGCGGGTGATGATGATTGGCATCCCAATCTTGCGAGGACGTTGCGAAAACTCGTTGAGGAGGAGCATCTTACGTCGGGGAGTCGGGAGGAGAAGTTGCAAGCTGCCGCGGATCGCTTTTACGGGCGGAATAAGTATCGCAATGATATTGCGGAGGAGCTTGAGGCTTTTTATGTCGCAAAGGGGGGGTTTTTGCGTCGGGAAGATCTGGCGACGCATGTTACGACGATTGAAGATCCGGTTACGGTTTCTTATCGGGGATATACGGTTTGCAAGTGCGGGCCGTGGACGCAGGGTCCGTATTTGTGTCAGGCACTGCGCTTGCTGGAGAAGTTCGATGTCAAAGCGATGGGTCATCTTTCGGCGGATTATATTCATGTGGTTACGGAGGCGATCAAGCTGGCGATGGCGGATCGCGATGCGTATTATGCCGATCCCGATTTTTCAGGTGTGCCTCTGGGGGGATTGCTTTCCGATGCGTACACGGATCTGCGCGTGCCGCTTATCGATATGCATTCGGCTTCTCTGGAGGCGCGTCCGGGCGATCCGTATCTGATGCAGCCGGTTAAAGAAGGCGGTGTGTTCCGGCCTGGCATTGGGGGGACGACGACTTGTGTGGTGGCGGATCGCTGGGGCAATGTGGTCGCGGCGACGCCGAGTGCCAATGTTCACCGGCCCACGATTGATGGGGGGAGTACGGGGGTTACTTATGGGAATCGTCTGCGGAGTCTGAATACGACGGCGGGTCATCCGAATTGTATCCAGCCGGGAAAACGCCCGCGTATTACGTTGACGCCTACGCTGGTGCTGAAAGATGGGCAGCCGATTCTGGGTATTAGCGTTGCGGGTGGCGATTTGCAGGATCAGACGACGTTGAATTTGTTGCTGGATTTTGTGGAGTTTGGGATTATGCCGGAGGAGGCTGTTACTGCGCCCCGTTTTGCGACGGCGCATCACAACGATTCTTTTGATCCCAATCCCATCCGCGAGCAGACGTTCAAACAGGCGGGGTCGTTGACGCTGAATGATGCGATAAGCCGGGATGTGCAGGATGATCTCGCCAGTCGGGGGCATCAGGTTGAGGCGAAAGCATCCAGTATTGCGACGCCTGTTATGGTTTATGTGGATCGGGAAGAGGGCAGGTATTACGCGGCGGGTGATCCCAGAGCGGGGCGTCACGCCGCGGGGTTGGAGGATGGGTGATTGGTTTCACGATGCGAGCCAAATAGTTGCGTAACATTAAGATATTGATTTATAGGGAGATGCCATTATTTTTCGATACAAACGTATGTTCAAACGTGTGTTGAGAGGAATGTGTCGCAAAAGGAGAAACAATGCGTAACCAGATTCTGTTCGTGCTATCAACACTCGCGCTTTTGATGCACCCGCTGCCTCTTTCAGCACAGAATAACTTTTCCCTGTCGCTGGATGTGAATAGTGCCACAGGTGATCAGGCAGTCACGTTTTTAAATACTTCACCAGATCAAGTTATTGCCATACAGATTTTCGGCAAAGATATTCAGAATGCGACAGGTGTTTCTGTGCGTTTTGAATACGATGCAGGTCAAGTTACCTATGAGGGTTTTGACACGGGTACTGTGTTGCCCAATGCAAATGCGCTCACTGAACAGGGTACAAATCCGACTTTTGTGAAGATTGGTGTTGTGTCTTTTGGGGGGCAAGCCACGGTCAATAGCGGTCTGATTGGTACGATTCGTTTTCGCACGTCGGCTGCGTTTTCGGGCGGTGCAATTCGGCTGGTGCGTGCTGAGCTTGCCCGGAGTGAGCAAATTGAAAGCAGGACTATGGATTTACGCGTTGCGTTACAAAAATTACCAACGAGCTTTTCTCTGTCTCTGGATGCGAATCGTTCATCGGGTAATCAAGGCGTCACATCTGCTACTGTGTCCGCGGGTGAAGGTGTAGCTATTCAGGTATTTGGCGAAGATCTTCTGGGTGCAACTGATATTACTGTGCGTTTTGAATATGATGCAGGTCAGGTTGTCTATGAGAGGTTTGATGCAGGTGCTGTGTTGCCTAATGCTCAGGCAACTCGCCAGCAGGGATCAAACTTTGTAGAGATTACTCTTATGTCTTCTGGTCAGGCTACGGTCAATAGTGGTTTGGTGGGTACGATTCGTTTTCGCACGCTGAGTGCATTTTCGAGTAGTGCAATTCGGTTGGTGCGTGCCGACCTTGTCCGGGGTGGTCAAACTCAGCGCAGGACCTTGAATTTGAGAGTTGCGTTACAAAAATCGCTGCCAACGAGCTTTTCTCTATCTCTGGATGTGAACAGTGCATCGGGTAAT
Encoded here:
- a CDS encoding SDR family oxidoreductase, which encodes MSTQTALITGASRGLGLSLARELAQQNWRLIINARGAEALEHARKELAKWTEVIAIAGDVTDAEHRKALAHAAKEIGGLDAVINNAGILGPSPQPELLDYPLDILADVYRANAIAPLGVLQAVQHTLKPDARVINITSDAAREPYPGWGGYGSSKAALEQLSHVLAAERPDWHIYWVDPGDMRTQMHREAFPFEDISDRPLPETSVPGFIELLKGNYPSGRYAARELLTTLAK
- a CDS encoding phosphotransferase translates to MKLSEPITDVEQLTPALLTDRFGRNGFLKSGSVTSIEKTDSFGSSCAEWDRLSLTFSDDYMGDVPNAIVLKIYRKGWFGGGVIEWTFYEELAPKTPDASVCPVFDCGFDHNEKNCHYFMPDLSVTHKDGPKEATKQLHKAVIEELLKYHIQWWNDPRLDEWPFMMQAGGPLRMAQAISEEDVRDSCASFEKALKPLARELGDDLNPSHIEIMERVIQGYPDIFLARVANGKNITMLHGDAHLWNLFYPKDPSKDRIILFDWETYKRGLGAYDLAYMLIHGTSERKALERPLMDFYYRKLIAGGIKNYSRDQFEYDYRLSVLSCVFCPILWKRAFSVRNAMKAYKDWDCGALLR